The Branchiostoma lanceolatum isolate klBraLanc5 chromosome 1, klBraLanc5.hap2, whole genome shotgun sequence genomic sequence ACCCACCATGGTCTGTCAGCAGGCTCTGCAGACTGCCCCCTGAAGTCAAAAGAAGACAGGTTCAATCACATCTTAGGCATGTTTTGTATTGGCAGGTCATTCACATGATGCATGACCTGATCTTATACAAAGGTAACCTCATTCTGCAGTAACATGTGATtattatataaatatatgtattaatGATAGGATGAGCACTGTTCTCAAGACCTGAGGTCTTCTTTCTTTAGGTTGGGTAGCCAacatcaacttgttgatgaatctgcttgAGGTAAGTGATTTATCTTAAATCTACGCACAGTGATCTATCTTagatttacacacaaaaaacaaacaaaaaacattatcTTTGTAAACTGGCTGGGAATACTACAGCACCCCACCTTGCTCAAAAGCAAAGAACACTTGCAGCTCCTCCTGGCAGTTTTCAGCAGATTGCACCCAGAAGAACTGCACAATGTGGGGTGAGGGGCGGTCCAGCCTCCGCAACACATCCAGGCTTCTTTTATCCATCTATAAAACAATGTTCAAATCATGTCTCAATATGTAAGCATGAGGGTAAGTAGGTATGgataaatcatatacatgtactttcattatTGCCATTCTAACAAAATTCATTTGTTAAGAGGAGATACAACACATCATTCGGTACTTCAAAGTCATTGTTAAAACCCTACCTGTTTGACGGTCACATATTTGTCCTTTGCACGAGCTAGGATGTTTCTGCCAAATGTCCCCAGTGGTAGCACAGGCTCCAGCTTTTCAATTCCAGGGTCTGCCATGGCCAGCTTAGGATCAACAAAAGGAAAATGAGTGCAAATCCTCTAACTTATGTTCATTAAGTACTTTCCAGAATAAGGTATTCTTAAGCACCATCATGTATAAATTAAGCTTTTCAAACTTACAAAAAGGAATATAAACAAGTACATTTTCTTATGGAAAGAGGATAGCATGGTACTAATATACCTGTAAAGCCTGATGATATAACTTTAAGTTGATACATTCTTGTCAAGTAAAGCTTACCCCTTGAAAGCTGTGATCTCCTGATGTCCGTACCACAATCTCAGTACACAGACCCACAGTGATCTCTGCAGTAATCCTCCCTACAGCTTCCTCAACTGATGAGGGAGTCCTAGGAAAAAATATTGCATTTTAGttcatttttcttcaatttttgggCTAGAGGACTTGGTTTCTTTTCTTACTTATGATTCTAGGTATGTTGTACAATAGAGGAGTAACTTGAATTATTCTCCCAATGAATAAGAAGGTCTTGACCATCAATTGAATGgtgtgatgttttgttttatgtctttttttgCTTACAATTCTTATaccaaagaaatacatgtagaaggatACATTTAGCGTACCTTTCTTGCAGATGGACACAGTAAGGGACAGGACACCTCCTCTCAGTGCACCTGGGAACATGGTGATCCAGTAGATGAGACAGGAGTGAGCAGCATCCTCTGCACCTTAGCACTGTCCCCTCCTTCACACACTCCACCAGGTAGGACAACACCTCACTCGCCTGGAGTATTCATAAACAGTCACTTTAAGATTTACTATATTGGTTTGATATAGTtgagtagcctggagtccagccttgttagctttggcccgctccccaAGATCCGCTAGCCGTGGAGCAGGCCAAAGCTAattacaaggctggactccaggctaacagTTTAGGCTGAACACCTCAACAATTGTTACAGTTAATGATAGGAAAAAATCAAGCTTTTTAAGATTAAAAAGACTTTATGAAGAGATTTGTTTTCATATCTAAAGACATCTTCATGCATCAAATTTAAAGAAACATGTCTGTTGGCGATTCTGAGTACAGCAATAGCCTGGACTCCATTTTTGATAGATCTTAAAATAATATACTTAATGTGTACTGTATGTGATTAGATGCAAAAACTGTTAGCTCTATTTATCTTTGGCTGGAGGCAACATTTTACTGATATTAAGTCAAAGTTAGGTTCCATTAGTTACATTTTAGATTTACAAATGGTACCTTACCAGCATGCAGTTTGGTTGTTTACACTTTCCGTTGCAGTAAGCTGCACCGACCAACACCTGCTTCAAGGACTCAGGGCACAGCCGCTGCAAAATGTCAAGTAATCTGGCATGGCGATGCTGTGGACAAGAAGAGGAATGTAGTTGATATGTTACGTCAAAATCACCTGTCAaaatctttttctgttttttgaTGATATGAAACTCAAGGAAACATTAAAAGTGATCCAAGGCATGGTGGCAGTAGGTAAGAGCAGAAGAACATTAAGTGAAAAAAATGCTTACTCAACCatattttcccttcaaacatttcattttttttagtaaAATTTCAAATTACCTGCTCAATGAATGTTCGATGGATATAATGTAATGGTATCTTTAACAACTATAAGAATTCTGGTTGGCTGAAAGATAATCTCTATTATGCATTGTAATAATGTTCTACATGCCAATCCAGTACAGAGGTTTTTTTCATATAGGAATTCAACTACCTGTCGTGATTCTTGTCCATTCTTCATCATCTGAGCAACTGTGAGGGGAAAGTTGACTTGCTCTGATTGGATGTTCTCCTGCACCAATGACAGCCTAGCAGTTGCTGATTGTAGGGCTGTCCACAATTCACTCTGTTCATTGGTTAGTGCAGCTGGTGTCTCTGGTTGGCTGATGAAGATAGTTGATAGCAGCTGATTGGTCACAGAATGCCCTGGTTGGCTGGATGGATTCTTTTCTTGGGGCTGACTGGCTGAGGGGGCCATTGCTCCTGGTTGATTTGCTTTATCATATGGAAAAAGGAGAAAGGAATACAATAAAGTGAGAATGTTTGAAAGACAAAGCACATGCCATTTATCTATTGCGGCCATTTTGTGGTTTTGATGTATGGTCCATTACCCTTTTAGATCAATGATTTCTATCATAGCTTTAATAACATATGAAATCCAAAAGAAAAAGTTTTCCTTTGTGTGACAAAGTTCGATGGTCAGGTATATAGGCCTTGTAAATCAACCAGAAAACCATGTTCTACAGATCCAAAAATACTAACCTGCACCAGCAAAGTTTGTCATCGTACTGGCAGTTGAAAGCATGTCCTGAAGTGTACCCAGACTCTGACTGACCATAGACTGTAGACTCAACCCTGCAATGCTTGGTGTATCAACACAATTTCTGATTGGTGGCTCATTTTCTTGATTTTGAAAGATCAAATCTGAAAGCTGGCTTAACAGTGACAGTGGATCTGAGTCTAGGTATATAGGCTTTTCCTGAACAAGTCGAGTTAGTGCTGTTTTTAGGGCCGTCATCTGAGCTTCCTTCACCAGGTCTTCTTCACTGAGATCACTTGTGACTTGACTTGGCAATAGGGAGCGTAACAGGCTTTTATCATGTTGAGATTTTTCGTCTTCCTTTACAGGACCTGGCTTTGATTTTGGGACCTCCATGCGCATTCCATTTCCAGGTAGATGGAAAGACCAGTCACTTGCAGGACCTTGGTCTCCACAACTTCCAGCAATTATTGCACTGGTGCCACCCTCCACTGGCGAGGATGTTACAGGGATCTCGCTGGGGGGAGTGTTTGTGtggatctgcatgggggtttgctGTGGAATACTACTTGGCATCTGAACTTGCTGCAGTGGAGAATTGTTTGCAGTACCAGTAGGACATTCCTTTCCAGGTGAATCAAGCTGATCCATGCGGGAATTTTTAGAGGTTGCTTTTGTCATACTTTTCTTCCTTGATGTCTCTCCAAGTTCTTGTGCAAAGGCAGTCTTGGCTGACTGACACGACTCGACTGAATCACTTGACTGTGTTCGCTGAAAAAGGCTTAGCCTTTCAGCAGATTCATGGATACTTGAACCCCTAGAAGAGCCCAGTGGTACTTCTTTGTTGACAGAAGCTGTTGGGGTTCCCTGGGGTGAAACATGGACTTCACCGACGTCAATACTGTCAGAAAGACAAGAAGATAGGCTACCTAGGCCAGAGGACAAATgactatttctgttttcttcctgGTTTACCTTTTGCATTAAAGATTTCTTTACCCCATTCAATGGATTCCTTGTGTCATTTTTAACTGAGGAATGTCTTCCACTTCTGGCATGGAGTTTGGCATTTCCAGATAGGTGTGATTGGTTATTCAAATCCTGTGCTCTACCAGAGTTATGAAGTCTGTGGACTTCTGTGTCATCATCTGACTCTGGGAGGTAGCTGGGATATCGCGTACTCAAGGATCCACCTGCAGGCTGAAGCACTCCTTGgttgctgctgttgctgctgcttcTGTACAGATCACCGTATTCCTCTGATGAAGTGAAACGTTCTGGATTAACCGGATGAAGGAAATGTTGTTGGCTGTTGGAGGGAATGGTTCTTAGACAGGCATCCACTTCGTCTTCAGGTAGGTATGAAGGTAGGTGATCGTCACTGTTACTGCTCATGCTGCATACAGGTACAACATTCTCCTGCTGTCTCGGTGGATGTTTAACGTGAGCACGTGCTATTGCTGCCATCAGCAGATGTATTGAAACTGGTGGCAGTTCTGTGAAATGGAAACAATTAAGTCAGACCACCTGTTATGTGTATTGTAAAATATTCAGCAGAATTAAGACATgtgtaactgttacaaaagacaaaacaaaaatcctGAACTCATAAACAACAGAAGTTTTGTGCCAGTCTCATCGTAGAAAAGCTTATGTTCCAAAGTCTAATTTTCATAAATGATAATTTATTGGCTAGACTATCCTAATCAAACTAGCATTTTTTCATAATCTAGTTCTCACCTGCTGGAGTGGTTGTCACTGCGCAGTTATGTGTCTGTCTAAGTGAAGTTTACCTGATAAGGCTGTAAAGTTGCTTCCTACTTATCTTAACCGAGAGTAAGAATATACACTGACATCCCTGTTGTTTCACTAGTTAGGTACAGGACATTCATTTCTATGGGTTAAGGACCATGAGTCTGCCACTGATTTGTACACTAATTATACACAAAGAATAGACTTTTAACTGTCCAATGAGTTCAGACAAATCCCATGTTTATTACCATTATAAGAAAGTTGTCAATGGTTAGCTGATAGTGTTTTTTAATTAAATCTTTATAATGTTGTGTCCCCATTGGTTATTATCTGGTGGTACAGCCCACATGCATGACACATGCAAGTATAGGTCATAGGTGAAACTGAATGCTGAAGTTGGGGTTCCcctttcacacacaaaaatacccaCAAGGGCATGAGAATGTGGTGAATCACTGATAAAAATACTACATTTACATGCAGTTGATGCAGTTTCCAGATTGCAATGCCTTCTTGGATCTACATTAATCTTCTTTGTTATTTAACTTGTAGCTAAAATAAATTTTGCAGAGACTTCATTCTAGTTTATGAATTTCCCTGCAGATGGTAAAATCACTTATATGGTCACTTACTTACTTCTGTTTCTTACTCATAGTCAAACTCGAATTATATCAGCATCATTTTCTTCAACTTTAAGACCTGAGTTTTTTTGGCAACTGACATATAATCAGCATCTAAAACTTTGAACTGAGCAT encodes the following:
- the LOC136438298 gene encoding uncharacterized protein, which produces MAAIARAHVKHPPRQQENVVPVCSMSSNSDDHLPSYLPEDEVDACLRTIPSNSQQHFLHPVNPERFTSSEEYGDLYRSSSNSSNQGVLQPAGGSLSTRYPSYLPESDDDTEVHRLHNSGRAQDLNNQSHLSGNAKLHARSGRHSSVKNDTRNPLNGVKKSLMQKVNQEENRNSHLSSGLGSLSSCLSDSIDVGEVHVSPQGTPTASVNKEVPLGSSRGSSIHESAERLSLFQRTQSSDSVESCQSAKTAFAQELGETSRKKSMTKATSKNSRMDQLDSPGKECPTGTANNSPLQQVQMPSSIPQQTPMQIHTNTPPSEIPVTSSPVEGGTSAIIAGSCGDQGPASDWSFHLPGNGMRMEVPKSKPGPVKEDEKSQHDKSLLRSLLPSQVTSDLSEEDLVKEAQMTALKTALTRLVQEKPIYLDSDPLSLLSQLSDLIFQNQENEPPIRNCVDTPSIAGLSLQSMVSQSLGTLQDMLSTASTMTNFAGAANQPGAMAPSASQPQEKNPSSQPGHSVTNQLLSTIFISQPETPAALTNEQSELWTALQSATARLSLVQENIQSEQVNFPLTVAQMMKNGQESRQHRHARLLDILQRLCPESLKQVLVGAAYCNGKCKQPNCMLASEVLSYLVECVKEGTVLRCRGCCSLLSHLLDHHVPRCTERRCPVPYCVHLQERTPSSVEEAVGRITAEITVGLCTEIVVRTSGDHSFQGLAMADPGIEKLEPVLPLGTFGRNILARAKDKYVTVKQMDKRSLDVLRRLDRPSPHIVQFFWVQSAENCQEELQVFFAFEQGGSLQSLLTDHGGLKTAKMWPYLQQVLKAVVYLHSMDIVYLAWTADNIVLDSSHQRAKLSNLSYAVELTEETDEEACVQAVTGLPPQILAPEVHNDLSACHQSDIWGLGCLMFQLREGRLPYPHLSHDHPDSIRQKIGEEGELPTIPESWQGQERELLKACWQEEAASRPSAQHLQTLVARYG